A genome region from Natronosalvus rutilus includes the following:
- a CDS encoding archease, with amino-acid sequence MSYELRAHTADVAVAASGGTLEATVAAVADGLAAASCDEIPGVDADRVSGGDAGSDSSGDSGESDDRFTLEVRAESREALLFEYLDELIYLRDVRLELPVDNRVRTLERVDEDAGDESEGAGDEGALEEPASRDGHASDRWRLEADARGIPLATIDAREVKAVTYSEMRLEAVDDGWEAYVVFDV; translated from the coding sequence ATGAGCTACGAACTCCGCGCGCACACCGCGGACGTCGCCGTCGCCGCGAGCGGCGGCACCCTCGAGGCGACCGTGGCCGCCGTGGCCGACGGACTGGCGGCGGCTTCGTGTGACGAGATTCCCGGCGTCGACGCGGACAGGGTTTCGGGTGGCGATGCGGGGAGCGACTCGAGTGGCGACTCCGGTGAGAGCGACGATCGATTCACACTCGAGGTGCGCGCTGAAAGCCGCGAGGCCCTCCTCTTCGAGTACCTGGACGAACTCATCTACCTGCGGGACGTCCGCCTCGAGTTGCCGGTCGACAACCGCGTTCGGACGCTCGAGCGGGTCGATGAGGATGCGGGGGACGAGAGCGAGGGCGCGGGAGACGAGGGCGCACTCGAGGAACCAGCCAGCAGGGACGGACACGCCAGCGACCGCTGGCGACTCGAGGCCGACGCCCGCGGGATCCCGCTGGCAACGATCGACGCCAGGGAGGTCAAAGCCGTGACCTACTCCGAGATGCGTCTCGAGGCCGTCGACGACGGCTGGGAGGCGTATGTCGTCTTCGACGTCTGA
- the ilvB gene encoding biosynthetic-type acetolactate synthase large subunit has translation MSERATPVTPRTEADASEAETERERITDSEAAASSEPSSKTSTSTKPVTTGAESVVRALETAGAEYVFGVQGGAIMPVYDALYDSEIRHVTMAHEQGASHAADAYGIVSGDPGVCFATSGPGATNLVTGIADADMDSDPMIALTGQVPTGMVGNDAFQETDTTGVTKPITKANTFSSDPDRVGDDVGEAFALAGAGRPGPTLVDLPKDVTLGETSNEPGQPRTPDTYEVQEHADPETVRLAARRIEQSAKPVMLLGGGVIKGNATEAVRAFAIEHEIPVVTTMPGLGVFPEDHELAMEMAGMHGTGYANMAITHCDTLIGVGTRFDDRLTGGIKHFAPDAEVIHVDIDPAEISKNIHAEYPLVGDAETVIEQLTDEVTDSPQATKWRAQCQQWKSDYSMAYRTPEDEPVQPPFVVEALDEATSDRAIVTTGVGQHQMWACQYWTFTEPRTWVSSHGLGTMGYGLPAAIGARLAAEDDQEVVCFEGDGSFLMTIQELAVAVRENMDITVVVLNNEYIGMVRQWQDAFFEGRHTASEYNWCPEFDTLAEAFGAKGFRIDDYDEVADTVEAALAYDGPSVIDAHVDPRANVYPMVPSGGDNGRFALSEGQL, from the coding sequence ATGAGCGAACGCGCGACACCGGTGACACCGCGGACCGAAGCGGACGCGAGTGAGGCGGAAACCGAGCGCGAGCGCATCACCGACTCCGAGGCCGCCGCCTCGAGCGAACCGAGTTCGAAAACCAGCACCTCGACGAAACCGGTGACGACGGGCGCCGAGTCCGTCGTCCGCGCACTCGAGACCGCGGGCGCCGAGTACGTCTTCGGCGTCCAGGGCGGAGCGATCATGCCCGTCTACGACGCGCTCTACGATTCCGAGATCCGCCACGTGACGATGGCTCACGAGCAGGGCGCCTCCCACGCCGCCGACGCCTACGGCATCGTCTCCGGCGACCCGGGCGTCTGCTTCGCGACCTCCGGACCCGGCGCGACGAACCTGGTGACGGGCATCGCCGACGCCGACATGGACTCGGACCCGATGATCGCGCTGACGGGCCAGGTGCCGACCGGGATGGTCGGCAACGACGCCTTCCAGGAGACCGACACCACGGGCGTCACGAAGCCTATCACGAAGGCCAACACGTTCTCGAGCGACCCCGACCGCGTCGGCGACGACGTCGGCGAGGCGTTCGCGCTCGCGGGCGCGGGTCGACCTGGCCCGACGCTGGTCGACCTGCCGAAGGACGTGACCCTAGGCGAGACCTCGAACGAGCCAGGCCAGCCGCGGACGCCCGACACCTACGAGGTGCAGGAGCACGCTGATCCCGAGACGGTTCGGCTGGCCGCGCGCCGCATCGAACAGTCCGCGAAGCCGGTCATGCTCCTCGGCGGCGGCGTCATCAAGGGCAACGCCACCGAGGCCGTCCGGGCGTTCGCGATAGAACACGAGATTCCGGTCGTGACCACGATGCCCGGCCTCGGCGTGTTCCCCGAGGATCACGAGCTCGCGATGGAGATGGCCGGGATGCACGGGACGGGATACGCCAACATGGCGATCACCCACTGCGACACCCTGATCGGCGTCGGCACCCGGTTCGACGACCGGCTGACCGGCGGCATCAAGCACTTCGCGCCCGACGCGGAGGTCATCCACGTCGACATCGATCCGGCCGAGATCAGCAAGAACATCCACGCGGAGTACCCGCTCGTCGGCGACGCGGAAACGGTGATTGAGCAGTTGACCGACGAGGTGACGGACTCGCCGCAGGCCACCAAATGGCGCGCCCAGTGCCAGCAGTGGAAGTCCGACTACTCGATGGCCTACCGGACGCCCGAGGACGAACCGGTCCAGCCGCCGTTCGTCGTCGAAGCGCTCGACGAGGCCACGAGCGACCGGGCGATCGTGACTACGGGCGTCGGCCAACACCAGATGTGGGCCTGCCAGTACTGGACGTTCACCGAACCCCGGACCTGGGTCTCGAGCCACGGGCTCGGGACGATGGGCTACGGCCTGCCCGCCGCCATCGGTGCGCGACTCGCCGCCGAGGACGACCAGGAGGTCGTCTGCTTCGAGGGCGACGGCTCGTTCCTGATGACGATCCAGGAACTCGCCGTGGCCGTCCGCGAGAACATGGACATCACTGTCGTCGTGCTCAACAACGAGTACATCGGCATGGTCCGCCAGTGGCAGGACGCCTTCTTCGAGGGCCGACACACCGCCTCGGAGTACAACTGGTGTCCCGAGTTCGATACCCTGGCCGAAGCGTTCGGCGCGAAGGGATTCCGCATCGACGACTACGACGAGGTCGCCGACACGGTCGAGGCCGCGCTGGCCTACGACGGCCCCTCGGTGATCGACGCGCACGTCGATCCGCGGGCGAACGTCTACCCCATGGTACCGAGCGGCGGCGACAACGGGCGGTTCGCGCTGTCGGAGGGTCAGCTATGA
- the priS gene encoding DNA primase small subunit PriS codes for MEERTRAYLRGRFRDHYRRTEITLPPEANEREWGYIPWTEGPKTRMVRHRSLLELGSLEDFLERERPQHVYFSVGRYRDPGANSMSAKDWRSSDLVFDLDADHLPSVTLGEDSYAEMLEKCKDALFRLLDFLEDDFAFEDLEVVFSGGRGYHVHVRDECVQQLESDHRREIVDYVRGIGLEYDALIETETVAGLGRKTPTQRRHLSINGGWGRRTHRRFMDYVDDLLDLEEDAALEKLQSFDGIGEGKAQATLNAARNNRTELEAGNVTVHTAVSQLAERFAGRAVEADNAPIDEPVTTDTNRLIRLPGSLHGGSALETRRIDRNNLAEFDPLVDAVPETFRGHEIAVDVNRGGKVELGGDIFTVQEGDQSLPEYVAMFLMARGRAEKEKE; via the coding sequence ATGGAGGAGCGCACGCGGGCCTATCTTCGGGGGCGATTTCGGGACCACTACCGACGGACGGAGATCACCCTGCCCCCGGAGGCGAACGAACGCGAGTGGGGCTACATTCCCTGGACGGAGGGCCCCAAGACCAGGATGGTTCGTCACCGCTCTCTCCTCGAACTCGGCTCGCTCGAGGACTTCCTCGAGCGCGAGCGCCCCCAGCACGTCTACTTCTCGGTCGGGCGCTACCGCGACCCCGGCGCGAACTCGATGAGCGCGAAGGACTGGCGCTCCTCGGATCTGGTCTTCGACCTGGACGCCGACCACCTACCGAGCGTGACCCTCGGGGAGGACTCCTACGCGGAGATGCTCGAGAAGTGCAAGGACGCCCTGTTTCGCTTGCTCGACTTCCTCGAGGACGACTTCGCGTTCGAGGACCTCGAGGTCGTCTTCTCGGGCGGACGGGGCTATCACGTTCACGTCCGCGACGAGTGCGTTCAACAGTTAGAGAGCGACCACCGCCGGGAGATCGTCGACTACGTCCGCGGGATCGGCCTGGAGTACGACGCGCTGATCGAGACCGAGACCGTCGCCGGACTGGGCCGAAAGACGCCCACCCAGCGTCGCCACCTCTCGATCAACGGCGGCTGGGGCCGGCGCACCCACCGGCGGTTCATGGACTACGTCGACGACCTTCTCGACCTCGAGGAAGACGCCGCCCTCGAGAAACTGCAGTCGTTCGACGGCATCGGCGAGGGGAAGGCCCAGGCGACGCTCAACGCCGCCCGGAACAACCGCACGGAACTCGAGGCGGGGAACGTGACCGTCCACACGGCGGTCTCCCAGCTCGCCGAGCGCTTCGCCGGGCGCGCCGTCGAGGCCGACAACGCGCCGATCGACGAACCGGTCACGACGGACACGAACCGGCTCATCCGTCTGCCGGGGAGCCTCCACGGCGGCAGCGCGCTCGAGACGCGACGAATCGACCGGAACAACCTGGCCGAGTTCGACCCGCTGGTCGACGCCGTCCCCGAGACGTTCCGTGGCCACGAGATCGCCGTCGACGTGAACCGCGGCGGCAAGGTCGAACTGGGGGGCGATATCTTTACAGTCCAGGAGGGTGACCAGTCACTACCGGAGTACGTCGCCATGTTTCTGATGGCACGTGGCCGCGCCGAAAAGGAGAAAGAATGA
- a CDS encoding GNAT family N-acetyltransferase, translating to MSVNIDSRVVEPGSDEFVDSAWELKETISQAEGVLKQRRNFFVDAYRRSTVHCYVRNGTNLVGFAAVRRDGYILFLAVSPDCRGEGIGKRLVAQVAEDHRSITCHARTTNENALQFYEHLGFEIKRRIDNYYEDGGDAYYLKLGSSAGLSDRISELIRR from the coding sequence GTGAGCGTCAACATCGACAGTCGCGTCGTCGAGCCCGGCAGCGACGAGTTCGTCGACTCGGCCTGGGAGCTCAAGGAGACGATCAGCCAGGCTGAGGGGGTGCTCAAACAGCGACGCAACTTCTTCGTCGATGCCTACCGGCGCTCGACGGTCCACTGTTACGTCCGCAACGGAACGAACCTCGTTGGGTTCGCCGCGGTTCGACGCGACGGCTACATCCTCTTTCTGGCCGTCTCACCCGACTGTCGCGGCGAAGGAATCGGCAAACGACTCGTCGCCCAGGTCGCCGAAGACCACCGCTCGATCACCTGCCACGCCCGCACGACCAACGAGAACGCCCTCCAGTTCTACGAACACCTCGGCTTCGAGATTAAACGACGCATCGACAATTACTACGAGGACGGCGGCGACGCCTACTACCTCAAGCTCGGCTCGAGCGCCGGCCTGTCGGATCGAATCTCGGAACTGATCCGCCGGTAG
- the bcp gene encoding thioredoxin-dependent thiol peroxidase has protein sequence MLEAGDNAPDFALPNQHGETVRLDDFEGQHLIVYFYPRANTEGCTVEACEFRDARPTLETENAAVVGISDDPVSDLEDFAADYDLEFDLLSDEDGSVSAAYDSYGEKQMFGNTFDGVFRNTFVVGPDGTIEAVFEGVTPEGHADEVLNVLE, from the coding sequence ATGCTCGAGGCTGGCGACAACGCACCCGACTTTGCACTGCCGAACCAGCACGGCGAGACGGTTCGCCTGGACGACTTCGAGGGCCAGCACCTGATCGTGTACTTCTACCCCCGAGCGAACACCGAGGGCTGTACGGTCGAGGCCTGTGAATTCCGCGACGCGCGCCCGACGCTCGAGACCGAAAATGCGGCCGTCGTCGGGATCAGCGACGATCCCGTTTCCGACCTCGAGGACTTCGCAGCGGACTACGACCTCGAGTTCGACCTGCTGTCGGACGAAGACGGCTCCGTGTCGGCCGCGTACGACTCCTACGGCGAGAAGCAGATGTTTGGGAACACGTTCGACGGTGTCTTCCGGAACACGTTCGTCGTCGGCCCGGACGGCACCATCGAGGCGGTGTTCGAGGGCGTCACCCCCGAGGGGCACGCCGACGAAGTGCTGAACGTTCTCGAGTGA